A window of Mangifera indica cultivar Alphonso chromosome 11, CATAS_Mindica_2.1, whole genome shotgun sequence contains these coding sequences:
- the LOC123229013 gene encoding uncharacterized protein LOC123229013 isoform X2, giving the protein MLKISTTSSLSLPPRLPPLHFNETFQFIPAAAIPIGRKTRLRVSSSESYKTVVDVASTPETNGGGAADVVRRFYQGINSRDFGSVEKLIADNCVYEDLIFPQPFTGRKAILEFFKNFSDSISTDLQFVIDDISTEDSSAVGVTWHLEWKGKQFPFSKGCSFYQLEGVNGKKQIIYGRDIVEPAIKPGKSALGIIRAVTWLLQQFPQLADRL; this is encoded by the exons ATGCTGAAGATCTCCACCACATCATCACTATCTCTGCCGCCTCGTCTCCCTCCCCTTCACTTCAATGAAACATTTCAGTTTATTCCTGCAGCGGCGATACCAATCGGTAGAAAAACACGGCTGAGGGTCTCATCATCAGAGAGCTATAAGACAGTGGTGGACGTTGCTTCAACACCGGAAACAAATGGAGGCGGTGCAGCGGATGTTGTGAGAAGGTTTTACCAAGGAATCAACAGCCGTGATTTTGGCTCGGTGGAGAAGCTCATTGCGGATAATTGTGTGTACGAGGACCTCATCTTTCCTCAACCCTTTACTGGTCGTAAG GCAATCCTAGAGTTCTTTAAGAATTTCAGTGATTCCATTAGCACTGATCTCCAGTTTGTTATTGATGACATCTCTACTGAAGATTCCTCTGCAGTTGGTGTTACATGGCATTTAG AATGGAAAGGAAAGCAATTTCCCTTCAGCAAAGGTTGCAGCTTTTATCAGCTGGAGGGTGTGAATGGCAAGAAACAGATAAT ATATGGAAGAGACATTGTTGAGCCTGCAATTAAGCCTGGGAAATCAGCATTA GGTATTATCAGGGCAGTAACTTGGTTGCTGCAACAATTTCCTCAACTAGCAGACAGGCTTTGA
- the LOC123229013 gene encoding uncharacterized protein LOC123229013 isoform X1, with the protein MLKISTTSSLSLPPRLPPLHFNETFQFIPAAAIPIGRKTRLRVSSSESYKTVVDVASTPETNGGGAADVVRRFYQGINSRDFGSVEKLIADNCVYEDLIFPQPFTGRKAILEFFKNFSDSISTDLQFVIDDISTEDSSAVGVTWHLEWKGKQFPFSKGCSFYQLEGVNGKKQIIYGRDIVEPAIKPGKSALVLIIQNFFGSIQGIIRAVTWLLQQFPQLADRL; encoded by the exons ATGCTGAAGATCTCCACCACATCATCACTATCTCTGCCGCCTCGTCTCCCTCCCCTTCACTTCAATGAAACATTTCAGTTTATTCCTGCAGCGGCGATACCAATCGGTAGAAAAACACGGCTGAGGGTCTCATCATCAGAGAGCTATAAGACAGTGGTGGACGTTGCTTCAACACCGGAAACAAATGGAGGCGGTGCAGCGGATGTTGTGAGAAGGTTTTACCAAGGAATCAACAGCCGTGATTTTGGCTCGGTGGAGAAGCTCATTGCGGATAATTGTGTGTACGAGGACCTCATCTTTCCTCAACCCTTTACTGGTCGTAAG GCAATCCTAGAGTTCTTTAAGAATTTCAGTGATTCCATTAGCACTGATCTCCAGTTTGTTATTGATGACATCTCTACTGAAGATTCCTCTGCAGTTGGTGTTACATGGCATTTAG AATGGAAAGGAAAGCAATTTCCCTTCAGCAAAGGTTGCAGCTTTTATCAGCTGGAGGGTGTGAATGGCAAGAAACAGATAAT ATATGGAAGAGACATTGTTGAGCCTGCAATTAAGCCTGGGAAATCAGCATTA GTCTTgatcattcaaaatttcttcgGGAGTATTCAGGGTATTATCAGGGCAGTAACTTGGTTGCTGCAACAATTTCCTCAACTAGCAGACAGGCTTTGA